A region of Arabidopsis thaliana chromosome 5, partial sequence DNA encodes the following proteins:
- a CDS encoding Polynucleotidyl transferase, ribonuclease H-like superfamily protein (Polynucleotidyl transferase, ribonuclease H-like superfamily protein; FUNCTIONS IN: ribonuclease H activity, nucleic acid binding; INVOLVED IN: biological_process unknown; LOCATED IN: cellular_component unknown; CONTAINS InterPro DOMAIN/s: Polynucleotidyl transferase, ribonuclease H fold (InterPro:IPR012337), Ribonuclease H (InterPro:IPR002156); BEST Arabidopsis thaliana protein match is: F-box family protein (TAIR:AT3G60040.1); Has 45 Blast hits to 45 proteins in 4 species: Archae - 0; Bacteria - 0; Metazoa - 0; Fungi - 0; Plants - 45; Viruses - 0; Other Eukaryotes - 0 (source: NCBI BLink).), translated as MGNVQDIMKEAKAYCCFVDASWVSPTECAGIGWVLYNDKAQMVLKGMASIPPTNSSIEAEAEALRSAMMQVRRLGYEEVKFCVDASILYQNVAPYLQKDKKACPTTNSPLAAYIQDIQKLATISASFVVSKVNSTINDVADHLAKVARSKKMQYVISWTHEFKQLVQTTESGANASQEVSSNA; from the exons ATGGGGAATGTACAAGATATCATGAAAGAAGCCAAAGCATACTGCTGCTTTGTGGATGCATCTTGGGTTTCCCCAACTGAATGTGCAGGAATTGGGTGGGTCCTTTACAATGACAAAGCTCAAATGGTTCTCAAAGGTATGGCCTCTATACCTCCAACTAACTCTTCGATTGAAGCGGAAGCGGAAGCCCTTAGGTCGGCAATGATGCAAGTACGGAGACTGGGTTACGAAGAGGTTAAATTTTGTGTCGATGCTTCAATCCTGTATCAGAATGTAGCGCCATATCTGCAAAAGGACAAGAAGGCATGCCCCACAACTAACTCCCCTTTGGCCGCTTATATCCAGGACATACAAAAACTTGCTACAATTTCAGCTTCTTTTGTTGTAAGTAAAGTGAATAGTACAATCAATGATGTAGCTGATCATCTCGCAAAAGTAGCAAGATCCAAAAAGATGCAATATGTAATATCATGGACTCAT GAGTTCAAACAACTCGTGCAGACTACTGAATCGGGTGCAAATGCAAGTCAAGAGGTATCCTCAAATGCTTAA
- the CDR1 gene encoding Eukaryotic aspartyl protease family protein (CONSTITUTIVE DISEASE RESISTANCE 1 (CDR1); CONTAINS InterPro DOMAIN/s: Peptidase aspartic (InterPro:IPR021109), Peptidase aspartic, catalytic (InterPro:IPR009007), Peptidase A1 (InterPro:IPR001461), Peptidase aspartic, active site (InterPro:IPR001969); BEST Arabidopsis thaliana protein match is: Eukaryotic aspartyl protease family protein (TAIR:AT1G64830.1); Has 3792 Blast hits to 3768 proteins in 339 species: Archae - 0; Bacteria - 0; Metazoa - 807; Fungi - 843; Plants - 1930; Viruses - 0; Other Eukaryotes - 212 (source: NCBI BLink).) produces the protein MASLFSSVLLSLCLLSSLFLSNANAKPKLGFTADLIHRDSPKSPFYNPMETSSQRLRNAIHRSVNRVFHFTEKDNTPQPQIDLTSNSGEYLMNVSIGTPPFPIMAIADTGSDLLWTQCAPCDDCYTQVDPLFDPKTSSTYKDVSCSSSQCTALENQASCSTNDNTCSYSLSYGDNSYTKGNIAVDTLTLGSSDTRPMQLKNIIIGCGHNNAGTFNKKGSGIVGLGGGPVSLIKQLGDSIDGKFSYCLVPLTSKKDQTSKINFGTNAIVSGSGVVSTPLIAKASQETFYYLTLKSISVGSKQIQYSGSDSESSEGNIIIDSGTTLTLLPTEFYSELEDAVASSIDAEKKQDPQSGLSLCYSATGDLKVPVITMHFDGADVKLDSSNAFVQVSEDLVCFAFRGSPSFSIYGNVAQMNFLVGYDTVSKTVSFKPTDCAKM, from the coding sequence atggCCTCTCTATTCTCTTCAGTTCTCTTGtctctttgtttactctcttcACTTTTTCTCTCAAATGCAAACGCTAAGCCAAAACTAGGCTTCACCGCGGATCTAATCCACCGTGATTCTCCTAAATCGCCGTTCTATAACCCGATGGAAACCTCTTCCCAGCGTCTACGAAACGCGATCCACCGATCCGTTAACCGTGTTTTCCATTTCACTGAAAAGGATAACACACCACAACCACAGATTGACCTCACCTCAAATAGCGGTGAATATCTCATGAACGTATCCATTGGAACACCTCCTTTCCCGATCATGGCCATCGCCGACACCGGAAGTGATCTCCTCTGGACGCAGTGCGCACCATGCGATGATTGTTACACTCAAGTTGATCCTCTCTTTGACCCTAAAACGTCTTCCACATACAAAGACGTTTCTTGCTCCTCAAGTCAATGTACTGCCCTAGAAAATCAAGCCTCTTGTTCCACAAATGACAACACTTGTTCTTACTCATTGTCTTACGGGGATAACTCATACACAAAGGGTAACATCGCCGTGGATACCTTAACGCTCGGCTCCAGCGATACCCGCCCTATGCAGCTTAAGAATATTATTATCGGTTGTGGTCACAACAACGCTGGAACGTTTAACAAGAAAGGCTCTGGAATCGTCGGACTAGGTGGTGGTCCGGTTTCGCTTATCAAGCAACTTGGCGACTCCATCGACGGTAAATTCTCATACTGCTTGGTTCCTCTAACTTCCAAAAAGGATCAAACGAGTAAAATCAACTTCGGAACCAATGCCATCGTGTCGGGATCAGGAGTTGTCTCAACTCCTCTGATCGCAAAGGCGTCTCAAGAGACCTTCTATTACCTAACCCTAAAATCCATTAGCGTGGGAAGCAAGCAAATCCAATACTCAGGCTCAGATTCTGAAAGCAGCGAGGGAAACATCATCATCGATTCAGGCACAACTTTAACGTTATTACCGACTGAATTTTACTCCGAGCTCGAGGATGCGGTTGCATCCTCTATCGATGCTGAGAAGAAGCAAGATCCACAAAGCGGTTTGAGTCTATGTTACAGTGCAACCGGAGATCTAAAAGTTCCAGTCATTACTATGCATTTTGATGGAGCCGATGTGAAGCTTGACTCCTCCAATGCCTTTGTACAAGTCTCGGAGGATTTGGTTTGCTTTGCCTTCCGCGGAAGCCCGAGTTTCTCCATATACGGTAATGTGGCGCAGATGAACTTTCTTGTTGGATACGACACTGTTTCCAAAACGGTGTCATTTAAGCCAACAGATTGTGCAAAGATGTAG